The Meles meles chromosome 6, mMelMel3.1 paternal haplotype, whole genome shotgun sequence genome has a window encoding:
- the LOC123944514 gene encoding olfactory receptor 4F21-like: MDRLNNSVVSEFVLLGLSSSWETKVFLMLIFSLIYLGIILGNLFIFFLVIFDSHLHSPMYFLLANLSFIDVGVASTTVPKMIRDLLSEYKIISFQSCMTQICFIHIMGGVEMVLLIAMAFDRYTAICKPLHYLNIMNPKICVSFVIAGWVTGVIHAMSQFAFIINLPFCGPNEVDSFYCDFPRIIKLACTDGDRFEFIIAANSGFMSMGTFFLLILSYIFILVTVWKRSSGDLSKAFVTLSAHITVVVLFFTPCMFLYVWPFPTSSIDKYLFIADFAITPILNPIIYTLRNKDINVAIKRLSKQGHYVRLC, from the coding sequence ATGGATAGACTAAATAATTCTGTGGTTTCTGAGTTTGTGTTGCTGGGACTCTCTAGTTCTTGGGAAACTAAAGTTTTTCTCATGTTGATTTTTTCCTTGATCTATTTAGGGATCATCCTGGgaaatctcttcattttctttttggtaatttTTGATTCTCACCTACATTCTCCTATGTACTTCCTGCTGGCCAACCTTTCTTTCATTGATGTGGGGGTTGCCTCTACCACAGTCCCAAAGATGATTAGGGACCTTTTAAGTGAATACAAGATTATTTCTTTCCAAAGCTGCATGACACAGATATGCTTTATCCACATTATGGGAGGAGTGGAGATGGTGTTACTCATAGCCATGGCATTTGACAGGTACACAGCAATCTGTAAGCCTCTTCACTACCTGAACATCATGAACCCTAAAATATGTGTTTCATTTGTAATTGCTGGCTGGGTAACTGGGGTGATCCATGCTATGTCTCAGTTTGCTTTCATTATAAACTTGCCCTTTTGTGGTCCTAATGAAGTAGACAGCTTTTACTGTGACTTTCCCAGGATCATAAAACTTGCATGCACAGATGGAGACAGGTTTGAGTTTATTATTGCTGCCAACAGTGGCTTCATGAGCATGGGCACCTTCTTCTTGCTAATTCTTTCCTATATCTTCATTTTGGTCACTGTCTGGAAACGTTCTTCAGGAGACTTATCCAAAGCATTTGTCACTCTGTCAGCTCATATCACTGTGGTGGTTCTTTTTTTCACTCCATGCATGTTTCTCTATGTCTGGCCTTTCCCCACATCATCAATTGATAAATACCTGTTCATTGCTGATTTTGCTATCACTCCCATTTTAAATCCCATCATATATAcattaagaaataaagacataaatgtagCCATAaaaagactgagcaaacagggaCATTATGTCAGACTTTGCTAA